The region accatgaaaataacttatatatttatattatacatatatacttatatatattaatattaaaataaaataaaaaaattattttgttagcactttttataaatatttttaacaagaaaaacaTTGTtcattttgattgaaaaaataaaaaaactttcaagcaTATCATTTAAAACCAACGGATCAACCTGCATCAACCgcttaaagttatatattattaaacacCGATATGGTATTGATTAGTGATTTCGCCGGTTAACCGTTTCAAAAACCGGATAACAGTTCCCATCATTTTGCGGTTAACCGACTATTCGGTTACGGAGGGGGTTACTAAAAGGAGGGgggattttttataaaaaattttaatttataaattcaaattaaaaagttttttacaaaacacgaagaaaactttttaattctaGCGCGGCTTGCTGTCAAATGCACATTTTCTATCAGCCGTTTTATCATAATTTCGATATAATTTAATTTGCTTTTACTTTGGTGAGAAATAAACTAAGTTCGacgatttttaaagtttgttttcgctgaactttttgtttttatttgtaactgatataattattttttaatttttaggccGATTTtcatagagttttttttttaaatctaagggtataaaattaactttgataacaagtaaaaattaataaacggggggggggggggaataatcaaaaattaataaacggggGGGGGAGGTGACGTTTATTAGGAACTCGAGAgtaaaaacatggaaaaagacattacaaaaaaattatacataaagtCGTACAAACATATTAACAACCACTATCAAATATATATGCACTATAATTACAAAGCCACTTGACGTCACGGAACATTCTAACgtttaacttaatataattacaaattataagccctgcaaatttttttatatcaaaatgttttaatatcagcggatttttaaaagcattctctcataaaaaaatttgatcaggAAAAGAAAgatgttataaagttaaattgcgtgtatttaaaaaacttattgttatgCGGACATAGATTGAAGCATggataaacttgaatgttctcaaaacatcttggtccggaaaaataatttaaagaacatTTGATAACACTAAAATACCGCCAAATCTACAAATAAAcgaattctattggttcaaaaaacacgctgagtaagcaaaaaaagttccaGAATATTCCGAAAaatctttcttaaaaataaacactTAGATCGCATTGAAACCATTATTCGTAATTTTTTATGCCatcattttaaagtaataaaaactaaataaaatacaaaattaagaaCTTGTATCTTGTACAAGTTTGAGACATaaccaatattatttattttaaaatttccgaaaacaattaaaatatacatattcgATAAAAAAAAAGGCGCAACAACCAATAAGAAATAAAGGAAAGGCAGTTACTTAGTTACGACTcgtaaaaaaaaaccataaaaaactttaactagcttattacaaaatattttaattgactttataacaaaataactaaaaattattaaattgatagGTGGTCATTTGAAAATGAATAGAAGATGTCTTATGAATTATGCAAGGGAAAATAATTTGCTGCAAAATGATAATATacattcaaaaatttcaagttttgtttCCGAAAGCAATTTTGAAGAATCTAATAATAGTTTgtcaattattttgaaattcatttatcaagccaaaaaaaaagtggaaaaaatCGAATAGAACGAGTGCAGTATttgaagggaaaaaaaaaaattggttagaCGAAATTATATTTGactggaaaaaataaaaactttgtaacCTTGAAAACCTGTGGTGTGTTTGCTTTaaactatgaataaaatttattataatttatacaatttatttctattgttattatgataattaaactattgttaaattattgttataatttaagGTAAATGCCCTTCAGTTTTGTTTGAAAATGTGTCTGTGCGAACAAAAGATCACATAGTTTCCAAGCTTTTGGTTAAATACAATTCGAACGAATTGTTATATGCAGCGagtaaaagtttgtaaaaagataaaagatttatagaagcaaaagttgttaaaagaaatttaacaacttttgctTCTATAATTCAGGATCACTTATGTCAGAACAGTCTTTAGCATTAATCTTAGatgcttatttatttaaagaaacttatcaTCATTTAAGAAATAATGCTCTTCCATTTAACTCTCTATACCTATcataatatatagtaaaagaGGCTAAAAATAAATGCTACCCTGAAACATTCAGGTCAGTGGCTACTCTGCAATGTTACTATTACAAGATCTTCTTTTTCATACTGCATCAAGATTATGTTCAGCTTATAGTGTTGTGTTAAATTCGTCTGTGCCTAAAAATTGTACTAATTCTAATATACAAAGGCTTTGATGGTGCAACAGGGCAATCTGTGTATAAACAACAGTCAGAACTTAATACTGACGAATTGCTTTTCATAATTTGATTTGTTATCTAGAACTATATTGCTTCAAAGATGAGGAAAAGCAGGTTGTTTGGAGAAATCCGAAATCATCGTCAACTAGTTACTGTAGGCCTCTCAGATTTAATTGtagcaaaaaatcaaaagaagtaGTTCTTGCAGAATACGAGTTAATTATGGcttctattataaatataacattatcCAATGTATCTGTTTTATTGGAGGACGGTACAATGAAGGAAGTTGTAGTACAACATATTGTAAATGTAACAATGATAGATGGAAAAATTCAAACTATTATTTCCACAGTTACTAACTCTTACTAATGCTGCTCAGTGTGTGGTGCATCACCAACCGAAATGAGCAATCTAtcttatatatttcaaaaaaatctttagaaggCAATATCAGCCATGGTGTTTTAAATTTGCATGCTTGGATAAGGTTTTTAGaatgaaatcattaaattatttactgttCCATTAGGTATGTTTTCTGAAGAGGCTCAAGAGTCTACCAAtaatgtttttaagattttacaagaaaatacgatcggaaaaaaaacaatttaaacctTTTTCGCCGTCTTTTATGTGCATCTGATCCTTTAATTTGCACATTTAGAAAGAAGATgcgtaacaaaaaaaaagtctaccGTCTGGTGTCATTGAACTATTGCATGAGCTAACGACAGAATActctacttaaaatataaattttaataatatccttgttaaattatttatatagttattgttatttatattgtatgtaATGGCTgtcatatattattatttattataaactgtatttatattattgaattttatataaatacaatttatatcaTGATAGCCATTACATTAGGGGCTATTTTTGCCTTCATGTTACCGCTTTGCGGTAATACGAGGGCTAAAAAGTAACAAGGGTTTAAAAAGTAAGGTTCATAGTGGCTACTGCGACTACTATTACCACCACCACCTCTACTACTTCttctacttctactactactacttttaCTAATACTTGATAAATcgtattaattatattaaaatattaataaaaatattaatcgtATTAATTCTTCCAggaaattaatattatatcaaattatttataatattaaaacaaattatttacttttttgtagcgTTATACTGGTTACTACAAGTTTAATATTGATACAGTAATGGAAGGTTTGGAAACAGAAGTCTTTAATTACATGGGCTACAGACTTGATGAAGAAaatgatcaattttttttacaaataaacgaTAATCTTTCACAAGTAGAATTGGCATACCAACTTTATCTATCACAGGTGTATTGTGCAAATGTTTGTACTGtctttaaaagattatttgaaATAGCGcctgtaaataatgtaatagtatattttataaataattctaataaCCCGAAcgcttttcaaaaatatttaaattcatctGAAAATGATTTGAATTCTAAAAAAGAACAGCAATTTAAAGGTCAATTTAAAtatgaagaaaataataaaagtgaGCAGCGCCAATTAACTCGATATACAAGTTCTCGATCAACGACAGTATAATGTCCTTTACGAAAGTGTGCATGTGTgtacatattttttgttaaatttaaatttcacattaaagtaatgtttatattcttttaaattttttatttgaaatctcTATTGTTGTAATGTAAGGTAAAGATCAtccacatattttttaatttatttaataaaatatttcgaagatttttattttatagatatttaaatatagaatgTTTGTTAtagtgtatgtgtgtgtgtatttttgtgttattttaaatcattaaattttgaattttaaatcgaatgattttttaaatcacaaattagaattgtaaaatagttataattgaATAAGCGTGTAACTATCCTTTAATCGTAGAACAATAcattatttcttatattattaGGTTAATTgctgcaaaaatatatttaaaaaaaaaagaataagtttGTAATCTGGATAAAATCTGTTacaatttcaaacaaaaaaatttttgtattttatatcttaagttaaatttagttttaaaattttattgtcaagtTTCTATGAGAAAT is a window of Hydra vulgaris chromosome 15, alternate assembly HydraT2T_AEP DNA encoding:
- the LOC136092356 gene encoding uncharacterized protein LOC136092356; amino-acid sequence: MAFSIEADVHQFYDDIIRGQNDISCEKWKLVPDIFKNFEDVTKQIKLVNPMRYLVYVIKKCNSNDPNEIYKCIEKIQKSLNCLMLYCINIIRNPKKSEFQIIKRYTGYYKFNIDTVMEGLETEVFNYMGYRLDEENDQFFLQINDNLSQVELAYQLYLSQVYCANVCTVFKRLFEIAPVNNVIVYFINNSNNPNAFQKYLNSSENDLNSKKEQQFKGQFKYEENNKSEQRQLTRYTSSRSTTV